From Phaenicophaeus curvirostris isolate KB17595 chromosome 2, BPBGC_Pcur_1.0, whole genome shotgun sequence:
gttccacttctctggatgcgctccagcccttCAGTGTCCTTCATGGAGTGAGGGACTctaaactgaacacagaatttgaagtgcagcctcaccagcactgggTATATGACGGTAATTGAAATATGGAAGATAGCATCTCCTGCTCCAGTATCTCCTCAAGAAGGTagaacaacagcagcagaagctacagaagaataaatgaaaacttCTGCCCAGATCTGACAACTTCACCCAGCATCACTTTCTTGTCCAAGCTGACCAGGGCTCATACCAAAGAGGAAGGGGACTGGAAAACCagcatgaaggaaaaagaaacagaagacttaATATAACACATCATTGGGGTTGttccagtaattatttttataagtaGCTGTGGATTAACATGTCTTACATACAGTGCAGGTCATCTGTGCCAAAAGTTTTGAcataaaggttaaaaaaaatcccaaaccacctttacctttttccttttttactcaTGACCATCaaatttctgttttactttccAGCTTTTTTCCCCTACAATTCCCTACTGCATATCTGTGTCATGCTCTTAAATAAAATAGAGAGAACTTTCcaatttttctcttgaaacagCAGAAGTTATGTAATCTTAATGACAGCTcataaatcattctgtgattcattaaTCATTCCGCAGCTCAATCAtggagtcatggaatcatagaatcacagaatggtttgggttggaagagacctcaaagaccatctaaaccccctgccacgggcagagacatctcccactggatcaggggctccaagccccatccaacctggccttgaacccctccagggatggggcagccacccctcctctgggcagcctgggccagggcctccccaccctcacagccaaacatttcttcctaagatctcatctcagtctcccctcttttagcttaaaaccatcccccctcatcctatccctgcactcgcTGTTcaaaagcccctctccagctttcctggagcccttttccatactggaggctgctgtacggtctccctggagtcttcttttctctagtCTGAGGTGCTTGCTCTTGCACAGTTCCTGCAGTTTCCAGATGCAGTCTGAAAGCTGTCAGCAGCCAGGGGCTGCTCCGGGCAGGCAATTTAGGTGAAGCCAATCCATGCTGGAGGCTGTGAAACAGTTTGGACAAGGCTAGACTCTGTCTTTTGGCCTGGAGATAAAGCTGGTGCAGGTTAGCCCCCAAGCAGATATATGACCATCAAGTTGCAAATCATTCTGTCTCGAAGAGCAGTTAAATTGTGTAATAACAGCTGGCACTGCTCGTGCTAACCGTGAAGCCTACCTGAACCAAGCAGCTTCACGATAGCTTCAGGGTCATGATTTTCTTCCATGTCACAGGGACCAAAACTTGTGAATGAGGGGTATAGCTCTGCAAGATACCTGCTCTGTGGACGTCCCACCAGGCCCCACTTTGCACCATTTCCCTGATGGATGCCATCACACAACACCAGATTTCAAATCAGTTATACAGAATGACCATCCAGGGGCACGCAGCCTGTATGGCTGGTTCTGTCGTGGTGGAGAGTAGCTGCCCCCACGCCTTAGCTGGCCGTGCAGGATGGATGGCACAGAAACCTTGAGCAAGCTGCTATGGCTAAAGGCGTTGCACAAACGGAGGTGGCCCAGGGCAGCTTTCACGCAGCTCAGCACATTTCCCAAAGCAATGCTGCAATATTTTGAATGCAATACCACGGTGCCTCATAGGAGGATGGTAACGGAAAGGATTCGTTGGACCTCCCCGATGCTCCCCAAAGCCACGGGGATCGTCTGACTGGGCACCAGAAGGCTGGGAAGAGAAATCATCCTTCACCATCCTCCAGAAACACATAAAGCTGAGCTCCACTCATTCATCTGGGTAGCTGACACCAATCCAAGGACTGGTCAAACCTAGAGCCTCCTCTTACCCGGTAACGACCAAAATTTTCTCATTATTCAGCCTCTCTTAAAATGTTCTGCCCTTTCAAACAGGCTGGAGAATTTACATCTGTCACATGCAGCGGCATTTCGCTGTTACAGCCTGAACCGTGCAGTGACTTCAGCCTATAAGGAGTCAGTTCCAGCAATTTCATACCTGGATAAGGGAGAAGGAGATTTGTTGGTTGTGGGAAGAGAGCTGAGAGGAAACTCAAATTCTCAGAAATTTCTCCTGGAAATCATGTAATGcttgaaatgaaggaaaagccaCAGCCTTTAAGCAGGAACAGGGAGAAGCTGGATTTTAACTTATCCATGACAgaaatttttctgccttttttttattagaaaagctTGACAaacttgccttttcttttgtaccaatatataaaaaattgtcttatttttatttctgaattcaCAACTTTAATTTCAATAAGGTAAATTGAATTAATTGCAATGTATCAAGCAATCTAGGATAAATATGACGAATACAGTAATTAAAAGGgaatttaaaattgtatttttctgcaCAGAAGTTTCATCCAGTGCCACAGTCCTAAGTATGCTCCAAGGAACCCATAGGACAATGGACATTATGACAAGGATGGTGTGGCATACCTCTTCTAGACAACACTTGGTCTTGAGGAGCATTTCTACATGGCACTTCTCAGCCCTGTGTTTTTGGAGGGAACAACCCTCTTATTAATGTCTTGGTGTCATTTCTCTGTAGTGACGGGAGTTCCAGGCCACCTTCTGCCATgaaaatcctttcctttctttgtgctcTCCTCTTGGTGGTGCTTCATGGAGCTGCAGGTAAGGTGTAAATACAAATAAGGGGATATAGAAGCAGATACTGGTGTCTCATGAAGGTCCCCTGTCCTGTTCAGGGAGCGGACAAGATGCCTCCTGCAGAGCAACTTCACACATCGCATCAAAACTTGTTAGCAGATTACAGATGATAAGTGAGATTGGCAGGCAAACACTCCAACCATCAGTTTCGTGCCTCTGCTACGCCTCTGAAAATCCAGTCCTTGTTGAAAGCCTAGTGGCAACCCCAAAATGTCAATATAGCACCAGCATTTTCCCCCTTAAAGCTTGCTGGCTCTTGCACTTAAATCACTTTGTCTCTGCCTCACCCCACATCAATCGCCCTACCCCACTCATAATCAAATATTCCTAagccacacagaaaaaaaggaatctgaTCCCATACTCTCCAAATAGCTTTTGCTTCAGAACCTTGTCCTTGGGGTAGGGAGGCAGAAGATGACGAGTTAAGACTGAAATACTGCTGGTAGCTCCTGCTTGGTGGAGAAGCCTGTGCAGCCATCAGCGGTGGTGTACGGCGGTGCCTGCTGGGGAGATGCAGAGGCGCCTGGAATCCCAAATCCACCTGTTGTCAAGGAAAGGGGACTCTGTTCAAACACTGTCTCTGAAAATGGCACGATTGCAGTGAAGGGCACTGCACGCAAACAAGTGTTAATGAAGATCTGAGACTGAATTCTGTGAGAACAGGATGGAATGTGCCCTCCGGGAGAGAAAGGATGGGAGAAGACTGTGATGAATTGCAGAAGACCAGGACAATGGGAGAAGCGCTTGCCTGATCTTATTCTTACCTGGGCCTCTATATATGGCAGTTCTCATAGGCAGGACACTGGGCAAAGTGTTCCTTTGGTCTGGACCAGAATGGTTGTTTCATGTCCTTATTTACCGTACAGATACCCACAGTGGGTGTTTGGGTTGTTTTCAGTAGGACTTTTTCTTCCAGGCACGGTAAAGCAAGAAATTTACctggaagaaagttttcctCAGAGCTGAGACTGCTCACAATCATCTCTGCCCTGCCCCTTGTGACCAATAGTTTGGGACCAAAGTGCTTTATTCAGCCTTCCCGTCGCCCGTGTATTTCTGCTTGGGATTTTCTGGGTACTGCGCCGTGTGTGTGCACCACATCGTTCACATGCTATGACTCCAGCACACCAGGGATGCGCTGGATCTGCCGTGCATGTGCAGTGTTCGTGGTCTGAAACAAGCTCTCCACCTTCTGGATATGCTGGACTTGGTGAGGTTGCACGGATGAGCTGTGAAACTGGAATCAATTGATCCATGTGCAGTCAATCGGGTGCATCCAGAACACAGCATCCTGGGCTACATCTCTATTAACCAACCAGACAGCAGCAGGCGACACACTATGTGACACGCAGTCTGACCCTGCGGTGGTTTTGACACCTGGCAGCTATCGCTTTCATGGACAGATCCCAGACACTGTTCTGGGAATAGCACAGGCTTGTGGCCGTTCCCCAAAGGTGGTTTGAATGTAGATGAGCTGTTTTAATGGGGAAGAAAATTTATCCATGTGGATAAGAGCTGCTTGGCTTCAGATCCAGTGGGCGACGCCTGGTGTGCTGCTTTTACTAACACGGAAATGCACGCATTGTTGAGTTTATCCTTCTACAGTGACCATGAACATGGACTGCTGGACACCAGGACCTGGTTTGAGACCTGGGTGGACTTTATAGGAAGGGAAATAGGCTAGATCTATGGGAATCTGGATGCACAGAAATCCttatctttctgcttttagAAGTGACTGCTTCCCAGCTGAGCTGGTGCATTTCTCCTTAATTGTGACCTAAGACTAGGTAAGTGTCCACATTGCTGTTTTCTATTAGGTCCCTGGTGTCCATCCCTGAAATCCAAGATCCTATGGGATTCCTGGGCTTGGAGGCACAGTTCTTGCATCTGAACGCTAGAAGATGGTCACCTCCCATGCCCACAGACCTTCTTCTCTGAGAGCTGAATTCAGATTGTCATGACTTTGGGCACTGCTCTGGCGTGGTATCAGAGACCATGAACTCAGTGAAAAGCAAAATCCTGCCAGAAACAACtgtctcctgctttttttttttttaggctttgCACTACCTCCAAGCCCTTTCGTAAGATGTGGATATCGTGGGACTTTCTGCACCCCTGGGAGGTGTCCTCTTGGCAACGCATACCTGGGGGTGTGCGGATTGCGGCATTCTTGCTGCAAATGGTAAGTTTAGGATTTAACTGGGGTAAAGATGACTTTCCAAATTTTCAGTGAATTTCTGTGTGGCAAAATTTTCCCCCCCACTGTAAGCCTGAAAAACCTGAAATATTCTCTCCTGTGTGTAGGTTGTAGTGTGTCTGAATGGATCTCCAGGGATCTGGGGCTGATCGCTTCTCGCATCGTTGGATTCAGCGAACCATTGTACTGGTCATCGAGGATTTGTCGTTTGTCTTTC
This genomic window contains:
- the LOC138717575 gene encoding gallinacin-4-like, which translates into the protein MKILSFLCALLLVVLHGAAGFALPPSPFVRCGYRGTFCTPGRCPLGNAYLGVCGLRHSCCKW